The Penaeus chinensis breed Huanghai No. 1 chromosome 21, ASM1920278v2, whole genome shotgun sequence genome has a window encoding:
- the LOC125036355 gene encoding zinc finger CCCH domain-containing protein 8-like — protein MAGLSGLVADYGSSSDGEQDDDNLAEELRNRVEEKKSTNFFESPPDETNNAKKSKKKPDLEEAPLAKPEILENPLRGNAIASPFAENTSASVFFNPFHKAQEDKKLVLEKHVKMTDNPKDVMEINGKKICWNYRKGRCKFGHKCKFAHDSDISQPLDPKEAQTSSTNPSSLSQTTPGTQVLVDEPASDDTLSKKKKRPGLSDGLVPGKKVQKLYRSQQAKESPWLLKR, from the exons ATGGCCGGGCTGAGCGGCCTCGTCGCCGACTACGGCTCCTCTTCGGACGGGGAACAAGATGACGATAACCTTGCCGAGGAACT ACGGAAtagggtggaggaaaagaagagcacCAACTTCTTTGAGTCTCCGCCAGATGAAACCAACAATGCCAAAAAGTCTAAGAAAAAACCTGACTTAGAGGAAGCTCCTTTGGCCAAGCCAGAGATCCTGGAGAATCCCCTCCGAGGCAATGCCATTGCGTCTCCATTTGCGGAAAACACCTCAGCCTCTGTCTTCTTCAACCCTTTCCACAAAGCACAGGAGGACAAGAAGCTCGTCCTGGAGAAACACGTGAAGATGACAGATAACCCTAAGGACGTGATGGAGATCAACGGCAAGAAGATCTGCTGGAACTACCGGAAGGGCCGCTGTAAGTTTGGCCACAAATGCAAGTTTGCACATGACTCTGACATCAGCCAACCTCTGGACCCCAAAGAAGCTCAGACCTCTAGTACaaatccttcatctctctcccaaaCCACCCCTGGAACGCAGGTCCTGGTGGATGAACCTGCATCTGACGACACAttgtcgaagaagaagaaacgccCCGGTCTGTCGGATGGGCTCGTTCCCGGGAAAAAAGTTCAAAAATTGTATCGCTCACAACAAGCTAAAGAATCACCATGGCTGCTTAAGAGATAG